One stretch of Prionailurus viverrinus isolate Anna chromosome C1, UM_Priviv_1.0, whole genome shotgun sequence DNA includes these proteins:
- the NGF gene encoding beta-nerve growth factor isoform X1: MTSFHLAVSHHPLSSCLVYFLRDMKRIRRVLARGRAVQGAGWHAGPKLSSASGPNNGFFKGAAFCPGHTEVHSVMSMLSYTLITALLIGIQAEPHPESNVPAGHAIPQAHWTKLQHSLDTALRRARSTPAGAIAARVAGQTRNITVDPKLFKKRRLRSPRVLFSTHPPPVAADTQGLDLEAGGAASFNRTHRSKRSSSHPVFHRGEFSVCDSVSVWVGDKTTATDIKGKEVMVLGEVNINNSVFKQYFFETKCRDPTPVDSGCRGIDSKHWNSYCTTTHTFVKALTMDGKQAAWRFIRIDTACVCVLSRKAGRRA; encoded by the exons ATGACCTCATTCCACCTTGCAGTCAGTCACCACCCTCTGTCATCTTGCCTTGTTTATTTCCTCCGTGACATGAAAAGAATCAGAAG AGTCCTGGCCCGTGGTCGTGCAGTCCAGGGGGCTGGATGGCATGCTGGACCCAAGCTCAGCTCAGCGTCCGGGCCCAATAACGGCTTTTTCAAGGGAGCAGCTTTCTGTCCTGGCCACACTGAG GTGCATAGCGTAATGTCCATGTTGTCCTACACTCTGATCACAGCTCTTTTGATCGGCATACAGGCAGAACCACACCCAGAGAGCAATGTCCCAGCAGGACACGCCATCCCCCAAGCCCACTGGACTAAGCTTCAGCATTCCCTCGACACAGCCCTCCGCAGAGCCCGCAGCACCCCGGCCGGGGCAATAGCCGCGAGGGTGGCAGGGCAGACCCGCAACATCACTGTGGAccccaaactttttaaaaagcggCGACTGCGTTCCCCCCGCGTGCTGTTCAGCACGCACCCCCCACCTGTGGCTGCAGATACTCAGGGTCTGGACTTGGAGGCGGGTGGTGCTGCCTCCTTCAACAGGACTCACAGGAGCAAGCGGTCGTCGTCGCACCCTGTCTTCCACCGGGGGGAGTTCTCGGTGTGCGACAGCGTCAGCGTGTGGGTGGGGGACAAGACCACCGCCACGGACATCAAGGGCAAGGAGGTGATGGTGCTGGGAGAGGTGAACATTAACAACAGTGTGTTCAAACAGTACTTTTTTGAGACCAAGTGCCGGGACCCCACTCCTGTGGACAGCGGGTGCAGGGGCATCGACTCGAAGCACTGGAACTCATACTGTACCACGACGCACACCTTCGTCAAGGCGCTGACCATGGACGGCAAGCAGGCCGCCTGGCGGTTCATCCGGATCGACacggcctgtgtgtgtgtgctcagcaGGAAGGCTGGGAGAAGAGCCTGA
- the NGF gene encoding beta-nerve growth factor isoform X2, whose product MSMLSYTLITALLIGIQAEPHPESNVPAGHAIPQAHWTKLQHSLDTALRRARSTPAGAIAARVAGQTRNITVDPKLFKKRRLRSPRVLFSTHPPPVAADTQGLDLEAGGAASFNRTHRSKRSSSHPVFHRGEFSVCDSVSVWVGDKTTATDIKGKEVMVLGEVNINNSVFKQYFFETKCRDPTPVDSGCRGIDSKHWNSYCTTTHTFVKALTMDGKQAAWRFIRIDTACVCVLSRKAGRRA is encoded by the coding sequence ATGTCCATGTTGTCCTACACTCTGATCACAGCTCTTTTGATCGGCATACAGGCAGAACCACACCCAGAGAGCAATGTCCCAGCAGGACACGCCATCCCCCAAGCCCACTGGACTAAGCTTCAGCATTCCCTCGACACAGCCCTCCGCAGAGCCCGCAGCACCCCGGCCGGGGCAATAGCCGCGAGGGTGGCAGGGCAGACCCGCAACATCACTGTGGAccccaaactttttaaaaagcggCGACTGCGTTCCCCCCGCGTGCTGTTCAGCACGCACCCCCCACCTGTGGCTGCAGATACTCAGGGTCTGGACTTGGAGGCGGGTGGTGCTGCCTCCTTCAACAGGACTCACAGGAGCAAGCGGTCGTCGTCGCACCCTGTCTTCCACCGGGGGGAGTTCTCGGTGTGCGACAGCGTCAGCGTGTGGGTGGGGGACAAGACCACCGCCACGGACATCAAGGGCAAGGAGGTGATGGTGCTGGGAGAGGTGAACATTAACAACAGTGTGTTCAAACAGTACTTTTTTGAGACCAAGTGCCGGGACCCCACTCCTGTGGACAGCGGGTGCAGGGGCATCGACTCGAAGCACTGGAACTCATACTGTACCACGACGCACACCTTCGTCAAGGCGCTGACCATGGACGGCAAGCAGGCCGCCTGGCGGTTCATCCGGATCGACacggcctgtgtgtgtgtgctcagcaGGAAGGCTGGGAGAAGAGCCTGA